The genomic stretch TTAAAGGGGGTGCCAGCCTCAGCCACATCTTCGCCCAATAGAAATACCGTGGGATCACGGCGCATTTCTTCGGCGATGGCTTCATTGACGGCTTGAGACAGGGTGATTTCGCGCATGATGGTTGCTCCTCAATCCGCGTAAACATGCATGTCCACTTCGGACACATCGGGGTATTTGGCGGCCTCGGCATAAGCGACGGCTGCTGTTGCATCTTCCTCGATCTCGGCGTTCATCGCCTCGATCTCGGCCTCGGTGGCGATGCCCTGCTCCACTAACCATGCGCGGAACCGCACGATGGGATCGCGGTTTTCTTTCCAATCCTTCTCTTCGTCCTTCGACCGGTAATATTCGCGGTTGATGTCGCCGACATGGTGGCCGTGATAGCGGTAGGTCATCAATTCGATGAAGAACGGGCCTTCGCCCTTGCGGCACCGCGCAACCAATTTCTGGGTCAGTTCGTTGACGGCCAGCACATCCTGCCCATCGACCTTGAAAGCCTCGATTCCGAAGGCTTCGGCGCGGGCGGTGATGGAACCGGCGGCAATTTCCTCGGTCTTGGTGTATTCGGAATAGCCGTTGTTTTCGCAGGCATAGATGACCGGCAGATGCCAAAGGGCGGCCATGTTCATCACCTCATAGAGCAGGCCCTGTGCCGTGGCCCCATCGCCGAAGAAACAGACCGTGACATCATTCTGGCTCAGAAGTTTGGCGCGCAGGGCAGAGCCTGTGGCGATCCCCATCGACCCGCCGACGATGGCATTGGCGCCAAGATTGCCGTGGCTTTGGTCCGCGATATGCATCGACCCGCCCTTGCCACGGCAATAGCCCTCTTCTTTGCCCAAAAGTTCGCAGAACATTTCGCGGAAATTCGCGCCCTTGGCGACGCAATGTCCGTGACCACGGTGCGTGGAAGTAATGCGGTCATCGTCGCTCAGCGCCTCGCAGATGCCGACGGCGACGGCCTCTTCGCCGGAATACATATGCGTGAGGCCAGGCATCTTGGCGGAGAGGTACAGCTGGTTGGCGTTGTCCTCGAACGTGCGGATGCGGACCATCTGGCGGTACATGCGCAGGTAATCTTCGGTATTGGTCTTGGTCTTGGCCATGGGGTGATCCCTTGTTTGGGGTTCGGTGCACAGAATGCGCACCCTACGGATGGCGGGGGGTGCGTATTCTGCGCACCCCTGCGGGCCCTAATACCGGTTGGCAATCGGCAGTTCTTCGGCGGGGAACAGGCTGATCACCTCACAGCCTGTTTCGGTCACAACCACCTCTTCTTCAATCCGTGCGGCGGAGTAACCGTCGGTGGCGGGGCAATAGGTTTCCAGCGCAAAGACCATGCCAGTCTTGATTTCCATGGGGTGATCCATGCTAATTGCACGGCTGATGATGGGCCTCTCATGCAGCGCGAGGCCTAAGCCATGCCCGAATTGCAGCCCGAACGCCTGATCCTCATTGGCAAAACCAAGGCTTTCCGCCGTTGGCCAAACGGCTGCGACCTTATCCGTCGTCACACCCGGTTTGATCATCGCGATTGATGCATCGATCCATTCGCGCGCCTTGGTATAGGCATCGGTCTGCGACGGCGTTGCGCGGCCCACATTGAACGTCCGGTAATAACAAGTGCGATAGCCCTGATAACTTTGCAGGATGTCGAAAAACGCCTGGTCACCGGGGCGGATCAGCCGGTCGGTAAAGTTATGTGGATGCGGGTTACAGCGCTCACCGGAAATCGCGTTGATCGCCTCGACATCATCCGACCCCATTTCATAGAGCATCTTGTTGGACAAAGCGACGATGTCGTTTTCGCGCACGCCGGGTTTCAGCTCTTCATAGATCATGTGATAAACGCCATCGACCATCGCGGCGGCCTGCGTCAAAAGCTGGATTTCATCCCAGTTCTTGATCTCGCGCGCCGCAAGCATGATCTGCTGGCCATCGACGACATTGATGCCTTCTTCTTTCAGGGCAT from Yoonia vestfoldensis encodes the following:
- a CDS encoding thiamine pyrophosphate-dependent dehydrogenase E1 component subunit alpha, with the protein product MAKTKTNTEDYLRMYRQMVRIRTFEDNANQLYLSAKMPGLTHMYSGEEAVAVGICEALSDDDRITSTHRGHGHCVAKGANFREMFCELLGKEEGYCRGKGGSMHIADQSHGNLGANAIVGGSMGIATGSALRAKLLSQNDVTVCFFGDGATAQGLLYEVMNMAALWHLPVIYACENNGYSEYTKTEEIAAGSITARAEAFGIEAFKVDGQDVLAVNELTQKLVARCRKGEGPFFIELMTYRYHGHHVGDINREYYRSKDEEKDWKENRDPIVRFRAWLVEQGIATEAEIEAMNAEIEEDATAAVAYAEAAKYPDVSEVDMHVYAD
- a CDS encoding M24 family metallopeptidase gives rise to the protein MSRALMPNLLTPQDLEPNWEWRERLPAWGHTTVDFERRIDHDRLRRYRLARTRQALQASNAGTLLLFDVNNIRYVSATKIGEWERDKMCRFCLLTGDDSPYVWDFGSAAMHHKRHADWLEPDHCLAGVVGMRGTIPPEFGLMQKYAKQIAGLIRDAGMADMPVGVDYAETAMFHALKEEGINVVDGQQIMLAAREIKNWDEIQLLTQAAAMVDGVYHMIYEELKPGVRENDIVALSNKMLYEMGSDDVEAINAISGERCNPHPHNFTDRLIRPGDQAFFDILQSYQGYRTCYYRTFNVGRATPSQTDAYTKAREWIDASIAMIKPGVTTDKVAAVWPTAESLGFANEDQAFGLQFGHGLGLALHERPIISRAISMDHPMEIKTGMVFALETYCPATDGYSAARIEEEVVVTETGCEVISLFPAEELPIANRY